A single Stigmatopora argus isolate UIUO_Sarg chromosome 7, RoL_Sarg_1.0, whole genome shotgun sequence DNA region contains:
- the septin3 gene encoding neuronal-specific septin-3 — MSDIVPPEVRPKPAVPAKPPNVGAPSPSSHFTPQGQSLGGPGGVGVSALPPSAIPVPIGSHGAGHAGSHGIGLALGHGGSHGAPHVSGHGHSISNSTSGGSTLLGYIGIDTIIEQMRKKTMKTGFDFNIMVVGHSGQGKSTLVNTLFKSQVSRRSAGWSRDDKIPKTVEIKSVSHVIEEGGVKMKLTVVDTPGFGDLINNNNCWEPISKYINEQYEKFLKEEVNITRKKRIPDTRVHCCLYFISPTGHSLRQLDIEFMKRLSHSVNIIPVIAKADTMTPEERQEFKQRVKKELEMNGIEFYPQKEFDEDMEDKSDNDKIREAMPFAVVGSDKEYQVNGRRVLGRKTAWGVVEVENPNHCEFAQLRDFLIRSHLQDLKEVTHNIHYETFRAKRLHENGGLHPVDGPESNL; from the exons ATGTCAGACATAGTCCCTCCAGAAGTGAGACCCAAACCGGCCGTCCCTGCCAAGCCCCCCAATGTGGGTGCTCCCTCCCCCTCCAGCCACTTCACGCCTCAAGGCCAAAGTTTAGGAGGCCCGGGAGGAGTGGGCGTGTCCGCCCTACCCCCCAGCGCCATCCCGGTACCCATTGGGAGTCACGGAGCCGGCCACGCAGGCTCTCACGGCATCGGTCTCGCCTTGGGTCATGGCGGAAGTCACGGTGCGCCACACGTTAGTGGTCATGGTCACAGTATCTCCAACAGCACCAGCGGAGGGTCCACTCTTCTGGGGTACATTGGTATTGACACCATCATCGAGCAGATGAGGAAGAAAACCATGAAGACGGGTTTTGACTTTAACATCATGGTTGTGG GTCACAGTGGTCAGGGAAAGTCGACTCTGGTGAACACTTTGTTTAAGTCCCAGGTGAGCAGGAGGAGTGCAGGGTGGTCCCGCGATGACAAGATCCCCAAAACTGTGGAAATTAAATCAGTGTCTCACG TTATTGAAGAAGGCGGTGTGAAAATGAAGCTTACTGTTGTGGACACCCCGGGCTTTGGGGACCTAATCAATAACAACAACTG CTGGGAGCCCATTTCCAAGTACATCAATGAACAGTATGAGAAGTTTCTAAAAGAGGAGGTGAACATTACTAGAAAGAAGCGCATCCCAGATACGAGAGTGCACTGCTGCCTATATTTCATCTCCCCGACTGGACATTC ACTGCGACAGCTCGATATAGAGTTCATGAAACGCTTGAGTCATTCTGTCAACATCATTCCTGTGATTGCCAAGGCCGACACCATGACCCCCGAAGAGAGACAGGAGTTCAAACAACGG GTTAAGAAGGAGCTGGAGATGAATGGCATTGAATTTTACCCACAAAAAGAGTTTGACGAGGACATGGAGGACAAGAGCGACAATGACAAGATCAGA GAGGCCATGCCCTTTGCTGTGGTGGGCAGTGACAAAGAATATCAAGTCAATGGCAGGCGGGTTTTGGGGAGAAAGACTGCATGGGGAGTTGTAGAAG TTGAAAATCCAAATCACTGCGAGTTTGCCCAGCTGAGGGATTTCCTCATCAG GTCCCACTTACAGGATCTGAAGGAGGTGACTCATAACATACACTATGAAACATTCCGTGCCAAGAGACTCCACGAGAACGGAGGCCTGCACCCAGTTGACGGCCCGGAAAGTAACCTGTGA